In Capillimicrobium parvum, a genomic segment contains:
- a CDS encoding YihY/virulence factor BrkB family protein produces the protein MRPPDEPPPKPSARWKEAARARAEASRFRGHLARAIEFGQRCLERLVEVEFVDRSIALASLSFTSLIPLGVVLGSISPVNGADFADGMIRRFRLTGSTAELVQSLFAPPSDVRQTVSIAGVVLLLASALSFTRGLQRVYERSWRLRSLGVRATPAGLAWLLGVAIVVSLLVPVRAAIADATGPLVALIMALATAFMIWLLTPFVLLSRRVPWRALVPTGILTGIGMTALGIGSVIYMPRAIEESADRYGSIGIAIALVSWLVGAGFVLVGCSVVGAVLGEGRDGPPAAPAA, from the coding sequence CAAGCCCTCCGCGCGGTGGAAGGAGGCGGCGCGCGCCCGCGCGGAGGCAAGCCGGTTCCGCGGGCACCTGGCGCGCGCGATCGAGTTCGGGCAGCGCTGCCTCGAGCGCCTCGTCGAGGTCGAGTTCGTCGACCGGTCGATCGCGCTGGCCTCGCTGAGCTTCACGTCGCTCATCCCGCTGGGCGTCGTGCTCGGCTCGATCTCCCCCGTCAACGGCGCGGACTTCGCCGACGGCATGATCCGCCGCTTCAGGCTCACCGGCTCGACCGCCGAGCTCGTCCAGAGCCTGTTCGCGCCGCCGAGCGATGTCCGCCAGACCGTCTCGATCGCCGGCGTCGTGCTCCTGCTCGCCTCGGCGCTGAGCTTCACCCGCGGGCTGCAGCGCGTCTACGAGCGCAGCTGGCGGCTGCGGTCGCTCGGCGTGCGGGCGACCCCCGCGGGCCTGGCGTGGCTGCTGGGGGTCGCCATCGTGGTGAGCCTGCTGGTGCCGGTGCGTGCGGCGATCGCCGACGCCACGGGCCCGCTCGTGGCGCTGATCATGGCGCTGGCCACCGCGTTCATGATCTGGCTGCTGACGCCGTTCGTCCTGCTCTCGCGGCGCGTCCCCTGGCGGGCGCTGGTGCCCACCGGGATCCTCACGGGGATCGGCATGACCGCCCTCGGCATCGGCTCGGTCATCTACATGCCGCGCGCGATCGAGGAGTCGGCCGACCGCTACGGGTCGATCGGCATCGCGATCGCGCTGGTCTCGTGGCTGGTCGGCGCGGGGTTCGTGCTCGTGGGCTGCTCGGTCGTGGGCGCCGTGCTCGGCGAGGGGCGGGACGGACCGCCGGCCGCGCCCGCGGCCTGA
- a CDS encoding IclR family transcriptional regulator, translated as MTERSSSGGSQTLERGLRLLRVLADHPGGLSVSELAAAMGTHRAGIYRLLGPLVDQRLVVRADDGRHTLGAGLIELASRVRPRLQEVAVAELRRLADELGATTALTVRDGEDAVVAAVVEPRNTDMHVAYRTGLRHRLDQAASGIAILAALEPRPGERDAIRVARERGWSQSTSELLPGATGIGAAIRPPGATAEASISAVWTDARDPADAAGPLVRSAAAIAAVLG; from the coding sequence GTGACGGAGCGCTCGTCCAGCGGCGGCTCGCAGACCCTCGAACGGGGCCTCCGGCTCCTGCGCGTGCTCGCCGACCACCCCGGCGGGCTCTCGGTGTCCGAGCTCGCGGCAGCGATGGGCACGCACCGCGCCGGGATCTACCGGCTGCTCGGCCCGCTCGTCGACCAGCGCCTCGTCGTGCGCGCCGACGACGGCCGTCACACGCTCGGCGCGGGCCTCATCGAGCTCGCCAGCCGCGTGCGCCCGCGCCTGCAGGAGGTGGCGGTCGCCGAACTGCGCCGGCTGGCCGACGAGCTCGGCGCGACGACCGCTCTGACCGTGCGCGACGGCGAGGACGCGGTCGTCGCCGCCGTCGTCGAGCCGCGCAACACCGACATGCACGTCGCCTACCGGACCGGGCTGCGCCACCGGCTCGATCAGGCGGCGTCGGGGATCGCCATCCTCGCGGCGCTCGAGCCGCGGCCCGGCGAGCGCGACGCGATCCGGGTCGCGCGCGAGCGCGGCTGGTCACAGTCGACGAGCGAACTGCTGCCGGGCGCCACCGGAATCGGCGCCGCGATCCGCCCGCCCGGCGCAACGGCGGAGGCCTCGATCAGCGCGGTGTGGACCGATGCCCGCGACCCGGCGGACGCCGCGGGCCCGCTCGTCCGGTCGGCGGCGGCGATCGCAGCCGTCCTCGGCTGA
- a CDS encoding flavin reductase family protein: MGERAGKPRRPVIDPEAAARSGLRSCLGRFATGVAVVTFGGPAGPGERHGITVNSFTSVSLDPPLVLVSVGKRARSHDLLRGRAFTVNVLGAEQEPVARCFAGGPPIELSWIEGEHAPRLTGVLAHLECTPWRAYDAGDHTLFLGEVAGYDFRDGDALAFLTSRFTILAEEQLGHEHLI; the protein is encoded by the coding sequence ATGGGAGAGAGAGCCGGCAAGCCGCGCCGTCCCGTCATCGACCCGGAGGCCGCCGCCCGGTCCGGGCTGCGTTCCTGCCTCGGCCGTTTCGCCACCGGCGTCGCGGTCGTCACGTTCGGCGGCCCGGCGGGCCCCGGCGAGCGCCACGGCATCACCGTCAACTCGTTCACGTCGGTCTCGCTCGACCCGCCGCTCGTGCTCGTCAGCGTCGGCAAGCGCGCGCGCTCGCACGACCTCCTGCGGGGCCGGGCCTTCACGGTCAACGTGCTCGGCGCCGAGCAGGAGCCCGTCGCCCGCTGCTTCGCGGGTGGCCCCCCGATCGAGCTGTCCTGGATCGAGGGGGAGCACGCGCCGCGGCTGACCGGCGTCCTCGCCCATCTCGAGTGCACGCCGTGGCGGGCCTACGACGCGGGCGACCACACGCTGTTCCTCGGCGAGGTCGCCGGCTACGACTTCCGCGACGGCGACGCGCTCGCCTTCCTCACCAGCCGCTTCACCATCCTGGCCGAGGAGCAACTCGGCCACGAGCACCTCATCTAG
- the hpaB gene encoding 4-hydroxyphenylacetate 3-monooxygenase, oxygenase component, whose amino-acid sequence MGARTGQEYLDRLSSLKTTVQIGGETLEGGIPDHPAFRNLTRTYARLYDLQHAPEHRDVMTYESPTSGERVGTSFMVPRTHEDLVKRREAFKVWADDSLGTLGRTGDYLNSCLMALSEAGDWFAQADPAFAGNIKRYYEMVREQDLLTTHTLIPPQANRSQGAGQQMGGKLTAHIVSEDDNGIVVRGARLLATIGPTADELLVFPSTVLKGNPEDAPYSFAFAINCDAPGLRFICRESMDHGRSHFDHPLGSRFEEMDAVVVFDDVHVPYERCFLLGNPQMCNGFYAETSAAVHMTHQVTTRTMAKTEYLLGLISCMTEAIGIEQFPHVQADIAEVIVTLEQSRALVRAAEADAAPNAYGVMTPRWEPLNANRNWYPKTYQRFPEILRKLGASGLMALPTEADVEGAAHDDIEAYLQSATLTGAERVRLFRLAWDTCISAFAGRQTLYEYYFFGDPVRMAGAFVNSYDREPYKARVREFLARADEPVAAA is encoded by the coding sequence ATGGGCGCACGCACCGGCCAGGAGTACCTCGATCGTCTGTCGAGCCTGAAGACGACGGTCCAGATCGGCGGAGAGACGCTGGAGGGCGGCATCCCCGACCATCCGGCGTTCCGCAACCTGACGCGCACCTACGCGCGCCTGTACGACCTGCAGCACGCGCCCGAGCACCGCGACGTCATGACCTACGAGTCGCCGACGAGCGGCGAGCGGGTCGGCACGTCGTTCATGGTCCCGCGCACGCACGAGGACCTGGTCAAGCGCCGGGAGGCGTTCAAGGTCTGGGCCGACGACAGCCTCGGCACCCTCGGCCGCACCGGCGACTACCTCAACTCCTGCCTCATGGCCCTGTCGGAGGCCGGCGACTGGTTCGCGCAGGCCGATCCCGCGTTCGCCGGCAACATCAAGCGCTACTACGAGATGGTGCGCGAGCAGGACCTGCTCACCACCCACACGCTCATCCCGCCGCAGGCGAACCGCAGCCAGGGCGCCGGCCAGCAGATGGGCGGCAAGCTCACCGCGCACATCGTGAGCGAGGACGACAACGGCATCGTCGTGCGCGGCGCGCGCCTGCTCGCCACGATCGGCCCGACCGCCGACGAGCTGCTGGTCTTCCCGTCGACGGTGCTCAAGGGCAACCCCGAGGACGCGCCGTACTCGTTCGCGTTCGCCATCAACTGCGACGCACCCGGCCTGCGCTTCATCTGCCGCGAGTCGATGGACCACGGCCGCAGCCACTTCGACCACCCGCTCGGCTCGCGGTTCGAGGAGATGGACGCGGTGGTCGTCTTCGACGACGTCCACGTGCCCTACGAGCGCTGCTTCCTGCTCGGCAACCCGCAGATGTGCAACGGCTTCTACGCCGAGACGTCGGCGGCGGTGCACATGACCCACCAGGTCACCACCCGGACGATGGCGAAGACCGAGTACCTGCTCGGGCTGATCTCGTGCATGACCGAGGCGATCGGCATCGAGCAGTTCCCGCACGTGCAGGCCGACATCGCCGAGGTGATCGTCACCCTCGAGCAGTCGCGCGCGCTCGTCCGCGCCGCGGAGGCGGACGCCGCGCCGAACGCCTACGGCGTGATGACCCCGCGCTGGGAGCCGCTGAACGCCAACCGCAACTGGTACCCGAAGACCTACCAGCGCTTCCCGGAGATCCTGCGCAAGCTCGGCGCCAGCGGCCTGATGGCGCTGCCGACCGAGGCCGACGTCGAAGGCGCCGCCCACGACGACATCGAGGCCTACCTGCAGTCGGCGACGCTCACCGGCGCCGAGCGCGTGCGGCTGTTCCGCCTGGCGTGGGACACGTGCATCAGCGCGTTCGCCGGCCGTCAGACGCTCTACGAGTACTACTTCTTCGGCGACCCGGTGCGGATGGCGGGCGCGTTCGTCAACTCGTACGACCGCGAGCCCTACAAGGCACGGGTGCGCGAGTTCCTCGCCCGTGCCGACGAGCCGGTCGCGGCGGCCTGA
- the dapA gene encoding 4-hydroxy-tetrahydrodipicolinate synthase has translation MIKGAITPLITPFTDDGELDLDTIGPLIDWQLSQGTHAISVGGSTGEPTSQTIEERLAVMRAAASAIDGRVPFLPGTGSALMHETLELTAEAARLGAAAALVVTPYYGRAQQEGLFRWYSQVASEFPDLPIIVYNVPIRAAVDITPATVGRLRRAHENIVGIKETTKDFEHVSYVLDECGTDFIALSGIELLCYPMLCLGGSGHLSCVGNFAPVPCAELYNAFAAGDHERARQLHYDLHPLVDAAFAETNPVPAKWIMHRMGILPSAHARIPLAPLSEAGRQKVLALLARSPHVGELAPA, from the coding sequence ATGATCAAGGGAGCGATCACCCCGCTCATCACCCCGTTCACCGACGACGGCGAGCTCGACCTCGACACGATCGGGCCGCTGATCGACTGGCAGCTGTCGCAGGGCACGCACGCGATCTCGGTCGGCGGGTCGACCGGCGAGCCGACCTCCCAGACGATCGAGGAGCGCCTCGCGGTCATGCGGGCCGCGGCGAGCGCGATCGACGGGCGCGTCCCGTTCCTCCCCGGCACCGGCAGCGCGCTCATGCACGAGACGCTCGAGCTGACCGCCGAGGCCGCGCGACTGGGGGCGGCGGCGGCGCTCGTCGTCACGCCGTACTACGGGCGTGCGCAGCAGGAGGGGCTGTTCCGGTGGTACTCGCAGGTGGCGAGCGAGTTCCCGGACCTGCCGATCATCGTCTACAACGTGCCGATCCGCGCCGCGGTGGACATCACGCCGGCGACGGTCGGCCGGCTCCGCCGCGCGCACGAGAACATCGTCGGCATCAAGGAGACGACGAAGGACTTCGAGCACGTCTCCTACGTCCTCGACGAGTGCGGCACGGACTTCATCGCGCTGTCCGGGATCGAGCTGCTCTGCTACCCGATGCTCTGCCTCGGCGGCTCCGGGCACCTCAGCTGCGTCGGCAACTTCGCGCCGGTGCCGTGCGCGGAGCTGTACAACGCGTTCGCCGCGGGCGACCACGAGCGGGCGCGGCAGCTGCACTACGACCTGCACCCGCTCGTCGACGCCGCGTTCGCCGAGACCAACCCGGTCCCGGCGAAGTGGATCATGCACCGCATGGGGATCCTGCCTTCGGCCCACGCCCGCATCCCGCTCGCCCCGCTGAGCGAGGCGGGCCGGCAGAAGGTGCTGGCCCTCCTCGCCAGGAGCCCGCACGTCGGCGAGCTCGCCCCCGCCTGA
- a CDS encoding fumarylacetoacetate hydrolase family protein has protein sequence MDLESLRPPKIVAVHLNFRSRAEQRGRFPAHPSYFLKPSSSISRDGAPVVRPRGCELLVLEGEIGVVIGTRARNVTPQEGAAHVGWITAANDFGVYDFRWADRGSNVLAKGQDGFTPIGPRLVPAGELDLGALVLRTRVNGETVQEDSSANLIYDFGALVADLSRLMTLEPGDLILTGTPAGSQPVQPGDVVEVEIDGVGTLRNEIAEAETELAHYGAMPKVSPQVRADAYNAPVAREHELSAQARHALNSVSTATLTVQLRKRGIANTFLGGLKPARPDLRLLGYAHTLRYVAMREDVVKAQSATGELNAQKATIESLTADEVLVIEARDEAGAGTIGDILAMRALRRGATGIVTDGGVRDSPSFGELDVPTYYRAPHAAVLGLKHFPLEDNVPVTCAGVLVMPGDVMVGDAEGVLVIPAALAEEVALDALEQERREEWALERVTAGESVRDTYPLAKDRLPEYEAWRAAKEES, from the coding sequence ATGGACCTCGAGTCACTGCGGCCGCCGAAGATCGTCGCCGTCCACCTGAACTTCCGCAGCCGCGCCGAGCAGCGCGGCCGGTTCCCGGCCCACCCCTCCTACTTCCTCAAGCCGTCGTCGTCGATCTCGCGCGACGGCGCGCCGGTCGTCCGGCCCCGCGGCTGCGAGCTGCTGGTCCTCGAGGGCGAGATCGGCGTGGTCATCGGTACCCGCGCGCGCAACGTCACGCCGCAGGAGGGCGCCGCGCACGTCGGCTGGATCACCGCGGCCAACGACTTCGGCGTCTACGACTTCCGCTGGGCCGACCGCGGCTCGAACGTCCTCGCCAAGGGCCAGGACGGGTTCACCCCCATCGGCCCGCGCCTCGTCCCGGCCGGCGAACTGGACCTCGGCGCGCTCGTCCTGCGCACCCGGGTCAACGGCGAGACCGTGCAGGAGGACAGCAGCGCGAACCTCATCTACGACTTCGGCGCGCTCGTGGCCGACCTGTCGCGCCTCATGACGCTCGAGCCGGGCGACCTCATCCTCACCGGCACGCCGGCCGGGTCGCAGCCGGTCCAGCCCGGCGACGTCGTCGAGGTCGAGATCGACGGCGTGGGCACGCTGCGCAACGAGATCGCCGAGGCCGAGACCGAGCTCGCGCACTACGGGGCGATGCCGAAGGTCAGCCCGCAGGTGCGCGCCGACGCGTACAACGCACCGGTCGCCCGCGAGCACGAGCTCTCGGCGCAGGCGCGTCACGCGCTGAACAGCGTCTCCACCGCCACCCTCACGGTCCAGCTGCGCAAGCGCGGCATCGCCAACACGTTCCTCGGCGGCCTGAAGCCGGCGCGCCCGGACCTGCGCCTGCTCGGCTACGCGCACACGCTGCGCTACGTCGCGATGCGCGAGGACGTCGTCAAGGCGCAGAGCGCGACGGGCGAGCTCAACGCCCAGAAGGCGACGATCGAGTCCCTGACCGCCGACGAGGTCCTGGTCATCGAGGCGCGCGACGAGGCCGGCGCCGGCACGATCGGCGACATCCTCGCGATGCGCGCACTGCGGCGCGGCGCGACGGGCATCGTCACCGACGGGGGCGTCCGCGACTCGCCGTCGTTCGGCGAGCTCGACGTGCCCACCTACTACCGGGCGCCGCACGCCGCGGTCCTCGGCCTCAAGCACTTCCCGCTCGAGGACAACGTGCCGGTCACCTGCGCCGGCGTGCTCGTCATGCCCGGCGACGTGATGGTCGGCGACGCCGAGGGCGTGCTGGTCATCCCCGCGGCGCTCGCCGAGGAGGTCGCGCTCGACGCCCTCGAGCAGGAGCGGCGCGAGGAGTGGGCCCTCGAGCGCGTCACCGCGGGCGAGAGCGTCCGTGACACGTACCCCCTCGCGAAGGATCGGCTGCCCGAATACGAAGCGTGGCGCGCCGCAAAGGAGGAGTCATGA
- the hpaE gene encoding 5-carboxymethyl-2-hydroxymuconate semialdehyde dehydrogenase, whose translation MIDTETAIRAQQHYIAGDFRDGAGGRTFTTLNPTSNEVIAEVAAGDTADVDAAVAAARRAFDEGLWPRMSAKERAVVLRRIANLIREHAQEFIALECLDIGMPIAQMKGLAARAAENFDYFAGVIEELAGKAWQTGSFLNYSVFKPVGVAGLIMPWNAPLMLSTWRIAPCLAAGNTIVLKPAEWSPLTATRLAELMAEAELPEGVFNVIHGFGEAAGAPLSAHPGVNLICFTGETTTGSIIMAAGSPTLKRTSFELGGKSPVVVFDDAGADFERLVDAVVFQIFSMNGQRCTAGSRLLVQEGLYERLVEAVAARARNIRVGDPFDAQTELGPLIRPEHHERVLGYIAGAREAGARILAGGDRPAHLPDGNYLAATVIADVSEDMKVFQEEIFGPVLVAMPFTDEGEAVRLANATKYGLAAYVWTNDLTRAHRVAQSIDTGLCWVNSQNVRDLRTPFGGVKGSGIGREGGEYSFEFYCDQETIHVALGTPHVPRLGLGGG comes from the coding sequence ATGATCGACACCGAGACGGCGATCCGCGCCCAGCAGCACTACATCGCGGGCGACTTCCGCGACGGCGCCGGGGGCCGGACCTTCACCACGCTGAACCCGACGAGCAACGAGGTCATCGCCGAGGTCGCGGCCGGCGACACCGCCGACGTCGACGCCGCCGTCGCCGCGGCGCGCCGCGCGTTCGACGAGGGACTCTGGCCGCGCATGTCCGCGAAGGAGCGGGCCGTCGTGCTGCGCCGCATCGCGAACCTCATCCGCGAGCACGCGCAGGAGTTCATCGCGCTCGAGTGCCTCGACATCGGCATGCCGATCGCCCAGATGAAGGGCCTCGCCGCGCGGGCGGCCGAGAACTTCGACTACTTCGCCGGCGTCATCGAGGAGCTGGCGGGCAAGGCGTGGCAGACCGGCTCGTTCCTGAACTACTCGGTGTTCAAGCCGGTCGGCGTGGCCGGGCTGATCATGCCGTGGAACGCGCCGCTCATGCTCTCGACCTGGCGCATCGCGCCCTGCCTGGCCGCGGGCAACACCATCGTCCTCAAGCCCGCCGAGTGGTCGCCGCTGACCGCGACGCGCCTGGCCGAGCTGATGGCCGAGGCGGAGCTCCCCGAGGGGGTCTTCAACGTCATCCACGGCTTCGGCGAGGCGGCGGGGGCACCGCTGTCCGCGCACCCCGGCGTGAACCTCATCTGCTTCACGGGGGAGACGACGACCGGCTCGATCATCATGGCCGCGGGCTCGCCGACGCTGAAGCGCACGTCGTTCGAGCTGGGCGGCAAGTCGCCGGTCGTGGTCTTCGACGACGCCGGCGCGGACTTCGAGCGCCTCGTCGACGCGGTCGTCTTCCAGATCTTCTCCATGAACGGCCAGCGCTGCACGGCCGGCTCGCGGCTGCTCGTGCAGGAGGGCCTCTACGAGCGGCTGGTCGAGGCGGTGGCGGCGCGGGCGCGCAACATCCGCGTCGGCGACCCGTTCGACGCGCAGACCGAGCTCGGCCCCCTCATCCGGCCCGAGCACCACGAGCGCGTGCTCGGCTACATCGCCGGGGCGCGCGAGGCCGGCGCGCGCATCCTCGCCGGCGGCGACCGTCCGGCGCACCTGCCCGACGGCAACTACCTCGCCGCGACCGTCATCGCCGACGTCAGCGAGGACATGAAGGTCTTCCAGGAGGAGATCTTCGGTCCCGTGCTCGTCGCGATGCCGTTCACCGACGAGGGCGAGGCCGTCCGGCTCGCCAACGCGACGAAGTACGGCCTGGCCGCGTACGTCTGGACCAACGACCTCACGCGCGCGCACCGCGTCGCGCAGTCCATCGACACCGGTCTGTGCTGGGTGAACTCCCAGAACGTCCGCGACCTGCGCACGCCGTTCGGCGGCGTCAAGGGCAGCGGGATCGGCCGCGAGGGCGGCGAGTACTCGTTCGAGTTCTACTGCGACCAGGAGACCATCCACGTCGCGCTCGGCACGCCGCACGTCCCCCGGCTGGGACTGGGCGGCGGCTGA
- a CDS encoding GntR family transcriptional regulator: protein MTVAPSKLERTYSLLRGRILEGVYGPGHRLVIDALARELGVSQMPVREAIRRLEAEGWVAYVRNQGFQVAPIDAASWTEATATLAVLEGYATALAAPHITAGDLARMAELNARMLAAIEELDVLEISKANQAFHQVIYDRCPNGHLRRELETIQERLNTLRSSIFMFIPTRGRASLAEHEALMERIERGADPIAIEMVAREHKMHTVAAYQQRLNDEETS, encoded by the coding sequence ATGACGGTCGCGCCGAGCAAGCTGGAGCGCACGTACTCGCTGCTGCGCGGGCGGATCCTCGAGGGCGTCTACGGGCCGGGCCACCGGCTCGTGATCGACGCCCTCGCCCGCGAGCTCGGTGTCAGCCAGATGCCGGTGCGCGAGGCGATCCGCCGCCTCGAGGCCGAGGGCTGGGTCGCCTACGTGCGCAACCAGGGCTTCCAGGTCGCGCCGATCGACGCCGCCTCCTGGACCGAGGCGACCGCGACGCTCGCTGTCCTCGAGGGCTACGCGACCGCGCTCGCCGCCCCGCACATCACCGCCGGCGACCTCGCCCGGATGGCCGAGCTCAACGCCCGCATGCTCGCGGCGATCGAGGAGCTCGACGTGCTGGAGATCTCGAAGGCCAACCAGGCCTTCCACCAGGTCATCTACGACCGCTGTCCCAACGGCCATCTGCGTCGCGAGCTCGAGACGATCCAGGAACGGCTGAACACGCTGCGCAGCTCGATCTTCATGTTCATCCCCACGCGTGGGCGCGCGTCGCTGGCCGAGCACGAGGCGCTGATGGAGCGCATCGAGCGCGGGGCCGACCCGATCGCGATCGAGATGGTCGCGCGCGAGCACAAGATGCACACGGTGGCCGCGTACCAGCAGCGCCTGAACGACGAGGAGACGTCATGA
- the hpaD gene encoding 3,4-dihydroxyphenylacetate 2,3-dioxygenase, with product MSRVQELIGEVKRPPFDIMRAAHVELVVRDLDASLHFYDELLGMIVTERTAEAAYLRGWEEYLHHSLVLRVGDEPAIDHVSFRVAGDADLDVIAADFERRGCPVREHTGEPGQGRAIRVQDPLGFPLEFFHDMDRVDSNTQAFHLQRGAPILRFDHLNFHSPDPEAAFRFWQELGFRATEYISTDGEDEKLTGAWLRRKPTVHDVALTAGTGPRLHHFAMWLAEPSSVLRVCDQLAAGGWVEAIERGPGRHGVSNAFFVYLRDPDGHRIELYTCDYYTGDPDHPPKRWSVTDPRCRSFWGTRAPDRWYEESSVVLDLDGRVVETRAAGVDERTEIMA from the coding sequence ATGAGCCGGGTCCAAGAGCTGATCGGCGAGGTCAAGCGCCCGCCGTTCGACATCATGCGCGCGGCGCACGTGGAGCTCGTCGTGCGCGACCTCGACGCGTCGCTGCACTTCTACGACGAGCTGCTCGGGATGATCGTCACCGAGCGCACCGCCGAGGCCGCGTACCTGCGCGGGTGGGAGGAGTACCTGCATCACAGCCTGGTGCTGCGCGTGGGCGACGAGCCGGCGATCGACCACGTCTCCTTCCGGGTGGCGGGCGACGCGGACCTCGACGTCATCGCCGCGGACTTCGAGCGCCGCGGCTGCCCGGTCCGCGAGCACACCGGCGAGCCCGGCCAGGGCCGCGCCATCCGCGTCCAGGATCCGCTCGGCTTCCCGCTCGAGTTCTTCCACGACATGGACCGCGTCGACAGCAACACGCAGGCGTTCCACCTGCAGCGCGGCGCGCCGATCCTGCGCTTCGACCACCTGAACTTCCACTCACCGGACCCGGAGGCGGCGTTCCGGTTCTGGCAGGAGCTCGGCTTCCGCGCGACCGAGTACATCTCGACCGACGGTGAGGACGAGAAGCTCACCGGCGCGTGGCTGCGCCGCAAGCCGACCGTGCACGACGTCGCGCTCACCGCCGGTACCGGCCCGCGCCTGCACCACTTCGCGATGTGGCTGGCCGAGCCGAGCAGCGTGCTGCGCGTGTGCGATCAGCTCGCGGCCGGCGGCTGGGTCGAGGCGATCGAGCGCGGCCCGGGGCGCCACGGCGTCTCGAACGCCTTCTTCGTGTACCTGCGCGACCCCGACGGCCATCGCATCGAGCTGTACACCTGCGACTACTACACCGGCGACCCGGACCACCCGCCGAAGCGCTGGAGCGTGACCGATCCGCGGTGCCGGTCGTTCTGGGGCACGCGCGCGCCGGACCGCTGGTACGAGGAGTCCTCGGTGGTGCTCGACCTCGACGGCCGAGTCGTCGAGACCCGCGCCGCGGGCGTCGACGAGCGCACGGAGATCATGGCCTGA
- a CDS encoding HpcH/HpaI aldolase family protein: MSGDVRARLEAGEQLVGTFAGLRDPAACEVLGALGFDAVCIDGEHGAMGIETIERLVAATERGGSASALVRVAGNDPVAIATALDTGAAGIVVPRVESGAEAAAAVDAARYPPLGRRGIGPSRAARYGAGVLDYRQRANDELLLAIQVETWAAVQRLDDLLAVEGVDLLFVGPTDLASSMGLNDPAGPEMRETIAGVLERARAAARRTGIFAFGPDDAADWLEAGVNLVLMGSDLTWLGRGARDALAPLRRPPLRP; the protein is encoded by the coding sequence GTGAGCGGCGACGTGCGCGCCCGGCTCGAGGCGGGCGAGCAGCTCGTCGGCACGTTCGCGGGCCTGCGCGATCCTGCCGCGTGCGAGGTGCTGGGCGCGCTCGGCTTCGACGCGGTGTGCATCGACGGCGAGCACGGCGCGATGGGCATCGAGACGATCGAGCGGCTCGTCGCGGCGACCGAGCGCGGCGGCTCCGCCTCGGCGCTCGTGCGGGTGGCCGGCAACGACCCGGTGGCGATCGCCACGGCGCTCGACACGGGCGCGGCCGGCATCGTGGTGCCGCGGGTCGAGTCCGGCGCCGAAGCGGCGGCCGCGGTCGACGCGGCGCGCTACCCGCCGCTGGGCCGGCGCGGCATCGGACCGTCGCGCGCGGCGCGTTACGGCGCAGGCGTCCTCGACTATCGGCAGCGCGCGAACGACGAGCTGCTGCTGGCGATCCAGGTCGAGACCTGGGCGGCGGTGCAGCGCCTGGACGACCTGCTGGCCGTGGAGGGGGTCGACCTGCTGTTCGTCGGGCCGACCGACCTCGCCTCGTCGATGGGCCTCAACGACCCGGCGGGCCCGGAGATGCGCGAGACGATCGCGGGCGTCCTCGAGCGCGCCCGCGCGGCGGCGCGGCGCACCGGCATCTTCGCGTTCGGTCCCGACGACGCGGCGGACTGGCTCGAGGCCGGGGTCAACCTCGTGCTGATGGGCTCTGACCTGACGTGGCTCGGGCGCGGCGCGCGCGACGCGCTCGCGCCTCTGCGCCGACCGCCGCTCAGGCCATGA